Proteins from a single region of Nomia melanderi isolate GNS246 chromosome 9, iyNomMela1, whole genome shotgun sequence:
- the LOC116432574 gene encoding uncharacterized protein LOC116432574 isoform X3, protein MDWMDGWIFLDHPRRRDEPRPDDHIEERIGSVGVQARSSYVRASRDEGPGEISRPADRGDADGGRSAARASRQADRHRLQPEETHTGTGGTREESVRRPGPQRDHGAGAAAGLEVSRGEDSGLREEGSPAGAEHLRGDSAEGASPFESPGLRAAVGARVERRILRDGSPQPRDRGPQGGGAGPGGEPSSREERERGGAVRQRPGGPQRLPGRVGPSCRGQGATSAASVLVSDRSGPSETGVCAARPDNGRRTELAESSDNRLTLLPAVGRFTQDKECLEMQHRVAERELSELRDKLVNANRSITNATGNISSQEALICQLRDESKQREEKLQRAQNDTRRILETLAVLLGGPNRFVESHENAIKDRVREILAENKDQALTIQNLREKVNTVTESTNRQSELIETTVSKIRRMEDERSHLESKIRKLESELSSCELSKDTLNRDKQTFVTFLDRLGKAMQMDEISEEMGLDLHTESLLVRAEQLARLETDKLVDKYSNRDCITLPRIQRERSFHEFPSARETSVVYQLQRRVRTLREQLQRRDLHLDLLRRKLSLQEDSVRMKSLLQTERDEANLRSKKLAKQIDRLQAQLSEEKVRSRELGSQLTEAADYKIAALERSRKIEELQKRLVESEMLRTRCTRKLTMLKEQMRSATETAEQERSINDHSLQLLRDELAQVKQSLSEVTKRESQLQSFRVSVAKSLSEPICTADYEIISRLQKMVAAHRDFTMLSRRYDEPLDNTPSRCTSVHPMHPHGSPASRCTRYEDSGFADPPDLHDIEDEFAKRPVRSSLLP, encoded by the exons ATGGactggatggatggatggatctTTCTCG ACCACCCACGAAGACGCGATGAGCCACGACCTGACGACCACATTGAGGAGCGAATTGGCAGCGTTGGAGTACAAGCGCGATCGTCTTACGTCCGAG CTTCAAGAGATGAAGGGCCTGGTGAGATCTCGAGACCAGCGGATCGCGGAGATGCAGATGGAGGCCGATCAGCTGCGCGAGCAAGCCGCCAGGCAGACCGCCATCGTCTCCAGCCTGAAGAAACGCATACAG GAACTGGAGGAACGCGAGAGGAATCTGTACGCCGCCCAGGGCCGCAACGAGATCACGGCGCAGGGGCTGCAGCGGGACTTGAAGTATCGCGAGGAGAAGATTCGGGACTGCGAGAAGAAGGTTCGCCAGCTGGAGCAGAACATCTCCGAGGAGATTCAGCAGAAGGAGCGAGCCCGTTTGAGTCTCCAG GACTTCGCGCGGCAGTTGGCGCACGCGTTGAACGTCGAATACTGCGAGACGGTTCACCCCAGCCCCGAGATCGTGGTCCACAAGGCGGAGGAGCTGGTCCAGGAGGCGAACCGTCTTCGCGCGAAGAGCGCGAACGCGGAGGCGCAGTTCGCCAGCGTCCAGGTGGACCTCAGAGGCTGCCGGGACGCGTTGGACCGAGCTGTCGCGGACAAGGAGCAACTTCAGCGGCAAGTGTCCTCGTATCTGATCGATCTGGACCGTCTGAAACAGGTGTGTGCGCCGCTCGGCCCGATAACGGACGCCGGACGGAGCTCGCGGAGTCCTCGGATAACCGTTTAACGCTTCTCCCCGCTGTCGGTCGCTTCACGCAGGACAAAGAGTGCCTGGAGATGCAGCACAGAGTCGCGGAAAGGGAGCTGAGCGAGCTGAGGGACAAGCTCGTGAACGCGAACAGGAGCATAACGAACGCGACAGGGAACATATCGAGTCAAGAGGCGCTGATCTGTCAGTTGAGAG ACGAGTCGAAGCAACGGGAGGAGAAGCTGCAGCGCGCGCAGAACGACACGCGGCGGATCCTCGAGACGCTCGCGGTCCTCCTCGGCGGGCCGAACAGATTCGTCGAGTCCCACGAGAACGCGATCAAAGACCGCGTCAGGGAGATCCTAGCCGAGAACAAGGATCAAGCGCTT ACCATTCAAAACCTGCGGGAGAAAGTGAACACGGTGACGGAATCGACGAATCGGCAGAGCGAGCTGATCGAGACCACCGTCTCGAAGATACGACGCATGGAGGACGAGCGGTCGCACCTCGAGAGCAAAATCCGCAAGTTGGAATCCGAGTTGTCCAGTTGCGAGTTGTCGAAAGACACCTTGAACAGGGATAAGCAGACg TTCGTCACTTTCCTGGATCGGCTCGGCAAAGCGATGCAGATGGACGAGATATCCGAGGAAATGGGGCTCGATCTTCACACCGAGTCGCTGCTGGTCCGAGCGGAACAGCTGGCCAGGCTGGAGACCGATAAGCTGGTGGACAAG TACTCTAACCGCGACTGCATCACCTTACCGAGGATCCAGCGCGAGCGGTCCTTCCATGAGTTCCCCTCCGCGAGAGAA ACGTCGGTGGTCTATCAGCTGCAACGCCGCGTCAGGACGCTCCGTGAGCAGTTGCAGCGCAGGGATCTCCACCTGGACCTCCTCCGCAGGAAACTGTCGCTTCAGGAGGACAGCGTCAGGATGAAATCGTTGCTGCAAACGGAACGCGACGAGGCGAACCTTCG GTCGAAAAAGCTGGCGAAGCAGATCGACCGTCTGCAGGCGCAGCTCTCGGAGGAGAAGGTGAGAAGTCGCGAGCTGGGCTCCCAATTAACGGAAGCGGCTGATTACAAG ATAGCGGCTTTGGAGCGCAGTCGGAAGATAGAGGAGCTGCAGAAGCGTCTGGTCGAGAGCGAGATGTTGCGCACCCGTTGCACCCGGAAGTTGACGATGCTGAAGGAACAGATGAGGAGCGCGACGGAGACCGCCGAGCAGGAGAGGTCCATAAACGATCATTCCCTGCAGCTGCTCAGAGACGAGCTCGCGCAGGTCAAGCAGAGCCTCTCCGAAGTCACCAAAAGGGAGTCTCAA TTGCAAAGCTTCCGCGTGTCCGTGGCGAAATCGTTGTCCGAGCCGATCTGCACGGCCGACTACGAGATCATCTCGCGGCTGCAGAAGATGGTGGCGGCGCACCGCGACTTCACGATGCTGTCGCGCAGATACGACGAGCCGCTGGACAACACTCCGTCCAGATGCACCAG CGTCCATCCCATGCACCCCCATGGCTCGCCGGCGTCGAGATGCACCCGCTACGAGGACAGCGGCTTCGCGGATCCGCCGGATCTACACGACATCGAGGACGAGTTCGCCAAGCGACCGGTTCGAAGCAGCCTTCTGCCGTGA
- the LOC116432574 gene encoding coiled-coil domain-containing protein 170 isoform X4, translating into MDWMDGWIFLDHPRRRDEPRPDDHIEERIGSVGVQARSSYVRASRDEGPGEISRPADRGDADGGRSAARASRQADRHRLQPEETHTGTGGTREESVRRPGPQRDHGAGAAAGLEVSRGEDSGLREEGSPAGAEHLRGDSAEGASPFESPGLPGFRRTLLIAKVSMKELATSDSRSVRQFEIDHWDLLRYRRDCLTRLRCSDLKDFARQLAHALNVEYCETVHPSPEIVVHKAEELVQEANRLRAKSANAEAQFASVQVDLRGCRDALDRAVADKEQLQRQVSSYLIDLDRLKQDKECLEMQHRVAERELSELRDKLVNANRSITNATGNISSQEALICQLRDESKQREEKLQRAQNDTRRILETLAVLLGGPNRFVESHENAIKDRVREILAENKDQALTIQNLREKVNTVTESTNRQSELIETTVSKIRRMEDERSHLESKIRKLESELSSCELSKDTLNRDKQTFVTFLDRLGKAMQMDEISEEMGLDLHTESLLVRAEQLARLETDKLVDKTSVVYQLQRRVRTLREQLQRRDLHLDLLRRKLSLQEDSVRMKSLLQTERDEANLRSKKLAKQIDRLQAQLSEEKVRSRELGSQLTEAADYKIAALERSRKIEELQKRLVESEMLRTRCTRKLTMLKEQMRSATETAEQERSINDHSLQLLRDELAQVKQSLSEVTKRESQLQSFRVSVAKSLSEPICTADYEIISRLQKMVAAHRDFTMLSRRYDEPLDNTPSRCTSVHPMHPHGSPASRCTRYEDSGFADPPDLHDIEDEFAKRPVRSSLLP; encoded by the exons ATGGactggatggatggatggatctTTCTCG ACCACCCACGAAGACGCGATGAGCCACGACCTGACGACCACATTGAGGAGCGAATTGGCAGCGTTGGAGTACAAGCGCGATCGTCTTACGTCCGAG CTTCAAGAGATGAAGGGCCTGGTGAGATCTCGAGACCAGCGGATCGCGGAGATGCAGATGGAGGCCGATCAGCTGCGCGAGCAAGCCGCCAGGCAGACCGCCATCGTCTCCAGCCTGAAGAAACGCATACAG GAACTGGAGGAACGCGAGAGGAATCTGTACGCCGCCCAGGGCCGCAACGAGATCACGGCGCAGGGGCTGCAGCGGGACTTGAAGTATCGCGAGGAGAAGATTCGGGACTGCGAGAAGAAGGTTCGCCAGCTGGAGCAGAACATCTCCGAGGAGATTCAGCAGAAGGAGCGAGCCCGTTTGAGTCTCCAGGTTTGCCGGGTTTTAGGCGAACGTTGTTAATCGCGAAAGTTTCAATGAAAGAGCTCGCGACGAGCGACTCTCGCAGCGTTCGACAGTTTGAAATCGATCACTGGGATCTGCTGCGGTATCGCCGCGATTGTCTAACGAGGCTTCGTTGTTCGGATTTGAAGGACTTCGCGCGGCAGTTGGCGCACGCGTTGAACGTCGAATACTGCGAGACGGTTCACCCCAGCCCCGAGATCGTGGTCCACAAGGCGGAGGAGCTGGTCCAGGAGGCGAACCGTCTTCGCGCGAAGAGCGCGAACGCGGAGGCGCAGTTCGCCAGCGTCCAGGTGGACCTCAGAGGCTGCCGGGACGCGTTGGACCGAGCTGTCGCGGACAAGGAGCAACTTCAGCGGCAAGTGTCCTCGTATCTGATCGATCTGGACCGTCTGAAACAG GACAAAGAGTGCCTGGAGATGCAGCACAGAGTCGCGGAAAGGGAGCTGAGCGAGCTGAGGGACAAGCTCGTGAACGCGAACAGGAGCATAACGAACGCGACAGGGAACATATCGAGTCAAGAGGCGCTGATCTGTCAGTTGAGAG ACGAGTCGAAGCAACGGGAGGAGAAGCTGCAGCGCGCGCAGAACGACACGCGGCGGATCCTCGAGACGCTCGCGGTCCTCCTCGGCGGGCCGAACAGATTCGTCGAGTCCCACGAGAACGCGATCAAAGACCGCGTCAGGGAGATCCTAGCCGAGAACAAGGATCAAGCGCTT ACCATTCAAAACCTGCGGGAGAAAGTGAACACGGTGACGGAATCGACGAATCGGCAGAGCGAGCTGATCGAGACCACCGTCTCGAAGATACGACGCATGGAGGACGAGCGGTCGCACCTCGAGAGCAAAATCCGCAAGTTGGAATCCGAGTTGTCCAGTTGCGAGTTGTCGAAAGACACCTTGAACAGGGATAAGCAGACg TTCGTCACTTTCCTGGATCGGCTCGGCAAAGCGATGCAGATGGACGAGATATCCGAGGAAATGGGGCTCGATCTTCACACCGAGTCGCTGCTGGTCCGAGCGGAACAGCTGGCCAGGCTGGAGACCGATAAGCTGGTGGACAAG ACGTCGGTGGTCTATCAGCTGCAACGCCGCGTCAGGACGCTCCGTGAGCAGTTGCAGCGCAGGGATCTCCACCTGGACCTCCTCCGCAGGAAACTGTCGCTTCAGGAGGACAGCGTCAGGATGAAATCGTTGCTGCAAACGGAACGCGACGAGGCGAACCTTCG GTCGAAAAAGCTGGCGAAGCAGATCGACCGTCTGCAGGCGCAGCTCTCGGAGGAGAAGGTGAGAAGTCGCGAGCTGGGCTCCCAATTAACGGAAGCGGCTGATTACAAG ATAGCGGCTTTGGAGCGCAGTCGGAAGATAGAGGAGCTGCAGAAGCGTCTGGTCGAGAGCGAGATGTTGCGCACCCGTTGCACCCGGAAGTTGACGATGCTGAAGGAACAGATGAGGAGCGCGACGGAGACCGCCGAGCAGGAGAGGTCCATAAACGATCATTCCCTGCAGCTGCTCAGAGACGAGCTCGCGCAGGTCAAGCAGAGCCTCTCCGAAGTCACCAAAAGGGAGTCTCAA TTGCAAAGCTTCCGCGTGTCCGTGGCGAAATCGTTGTCCGAGCCGATCTGCACGGCCGACTACGAGATCATCTCGCGGCTGCAGAAGATGGTGGCGGCGCACCGCGACTTCACGATGCTGTCGCGCAGATACGACGAGCCGCTGGACAACACTCCGTCCAGATGCACCAG CGTCCATCCCATGCACCCCCATGGCTCGCCGGCGTCGAGATGCACCCGCTACGAGGACAGCGGCTTCGCGGATCCGCCGGATCTACACGACATCGAGGACGAGTTCGCCAAGCGACCGGTTCGAAGCAGCCTTCTGCCGTGA
- the LOC116432574 gene encoding coiled-coil domain-containing protein 170 isoform X1: MDWMDGWIFLDHPRRRDEPRPDDHIEERIGSVGVQARSSYVRASRDEGPGEISRPADRGDADGGRSAARASRQADRHRLQPEETHTGTGGTREESVRRPGPQRDHGAGAAAGLEVSRGEDSGLREEGSPAGAEHLRGDSAEGASPFESPGLPGFRRTLLIAKVSMKELATSDSRSVRQFEIDHWDLLRYRRDCLTRLRCSDLKDFARQLAHALNVEYCETVHPSPEIVVHKAEELVQEANRLRAKSANAEAQFASVQVDLRGCRDALDRAVADKEQLQRQVSSYLIDLDRLKQDKECLEMQHRVAERELSELRDKLVNANRSITNATGNISSQEALICQLRDESKQREEKLQRAQNDTRRILETLAVLLGGPNRFVESHENAIKDRVREILAENKDQALTIQNLREKVNTVTESTNRQSELIETTVSKIRRMEDERSHLESKIRKLESELSSCELSKDTLNRDKQTFVTFLDRLGKAMQMDEISEEMGLDLHTESLLVRAEQLARLETDKLVDKYSNRDCITLPRIQRERSFHEFPSARETSVVYQLQRRVRTLREQLQRRDLHLDLLRRKLSLQEDSVRMKSLLQTERDEANLRSKKLAKQIDRLQAQLSEEKVRSRELGSQLTEAADYKIAALERSRKIEELQKRLVESEMLRTRCTRKLTMLKEQMRSATETAEQERSINDHSLQLLRDELAQVKQSLSEVTKRESQLQSFRVSVAKSLSEPICTADYEIISRLQKMVAAHRDFTMLSRRYDEPLDNTPSRCTSVHPMHPHGSPASRCTRYEDSGFADPPDLHDIEDEFAKRPVRSSLLP, translated from the exons ATGGactggatggatggatggatctTTCTCG ACCACCCACGAAGACGCGATGAGCCACGACCTGACGACCACATTGAGGAGCGAATTGGCAGCGTTGGAGTACAAGCGCGATCGTCTTACGTCCGAG CTTCAAGAGATGAAGGGCCTGGTGAGATCTCGAGACCAGCGGATCGCGGAGATGCAGATGGAGGCCGATCAGCTGCGCGAGCAAGCCGCCAGGCAGACCGCCATCGTCTCCAGCCTGAAGAAACGCATACAG GAACTGGAGGAACGCGAGAGGAATCTGTACGCCGCCCAGGGCCGCAACGAGATCACGGCGCAGGGGCTGCAGCGGGACTTGAAGTATCGCGAGGAGAAGATTCGGGACTGCGAGAAGAAGGTTCGCCAGCTGGAGCAGAACATCTCCGAGGAGATTCAGCAGAAGGAGCGAGCCCGTTTGAGTCTCCAGGTTTGCCGGGTTTTAGGCGAACGTTGTTAATCGCGAAAGTTTCAATGAAAGAGCTCGCGACGAGCGACTCTCGCAGCGTTCGACAGTTTGAAATCGATCACTGGGATCTGCTGCGGTATCGCCGCGATTGTCTAACGAGGCTTCGTTGTTCGGATTTGAAGGACTTCGCGCGGCAGTTGGCGCACGCGTTGAACGTCGAATACTGCGAGACGGTTCACCCCAGCCCCGAGATCGTGGTCCACAAGGCGGAGGAGCTGGTCCAGGAGGCGAACCGTCTTCGCGCGAAGAGCGCGAACGCGGAGGCGCAGTTCGCCAGCGTCCAGGTGGACCTCAGAGGCTGCCGGGACGCGTTGGACCGAGCTGTCGCGGACAAGGAGCAACTTCAGCGGCAAGTGTCCTCGTATCTGATCGATCTGGACCGTCTGAAACAG GACAAAGAGTGCCTGGAGATGCAGCACAGAGTCGCGGAAAGGGAGCTGAGCGAGCTGAGGGACAAGCTCGTGAACGCGAACAGGAGCATAACGAACGCGACAGGGAACATATCGAGTCAAGAGGCGCTGATCTGTCAGTTGAGAG ACGAGTCGAAGCAACGGGAGGAGAAGCTGCAGCGCGCGCAGAACGACACGCGGCGGATCCTCGAGACGCTCGCGGTCCTCCTCGGCGGGCCGAACAGATTCGTCGAGTCCCACGAGAACGCGATCAAAGACCGCGTCAGGGAGATCCTAGCCGAGAACAAGGATCAAGCGCTT ACCATTCAAAACCTGCGGGAGAAAGTGAACACGGTGACGGAATCGACGAATCGGCAGAGCGAGCTGATCGAGACCACCGTCTCGAAGATACGACGCATGGAGGACGAGCGGTCGCACCTCGAGAGCAAAATCCGCAAGTTGGAATCCGAGTTGTCCAGTTGCGAGTTGTCGAAAGACACCTTGAACAGGGATAAGCAGACg TTCGTCACTTTCCTGGATCGGCTCGGCAAAGCGATGCAGATGGACGAGATATCCGAGGAAATGGGGCTCGATCTTCACACCGAGTCGCTGCTGGTCCGAGCGGAACAGCTGGCCAGGCTGGAGACCGATAAGCTGGTGGACAAG TACTCTAACCGCGACTGCATCACCTTACCGAGGATCCAGCGCGAGCGGTCCTTCCATGAGTTCCCCTCCGCGAGAGAA ACGTCGGTGGTCTATCAGCTGCAACGCCGCGTCAGGACGCTCCGTGAGCAGTTGCAGCGCAGGGATCTCCACCTGGACCTCCTCCGCAGGAAACTGTCGCTTCAGGAGGACAGCGTCAGGATGAAATCGTTGCTGCAAACGGAACGCGACGAGGCGAACCTTCG GTCGAAAAAGCTGGCGAAGCAGATCGACCGTCTGCAGGCGCAGCTCTCGGAGGAGAAGGTGAGAAGTCGCGAGCTGGGCTCCCAATTAACGGAAGCGGCTGATTACAAG ATAGCGGCTTTGGAGCGCAGTCGGAAGATAGAGGAGCTGCAGAAGCGTCTGGTCGAGAGCGAGATGTTGCGCACCCGTTGCACCCGGAAGTTGACGATGCTGAAGGAACAGATGAGGAGCGCGACGGAGACCGCCGAGCAGGAGAGGTCCATAAACGATCATTCCCTGCAGCTGCTCAGAGACGAGCTCGCGCAGGTCAAGCAGAGCCTCTCCGAAGTCACCAAAAGGGAGTCTCAA TTGCAAAGCTTCCGCGTGTCCGTGGCGAAATCGTTGTCCGAGCCGATCTGCACGGCCGACTACGAGATCATCTCGCGGCTGCAGAAGATGGTGGCGGCGCACCGCGACTTCACGATGCTGTCGCGCAGATACGACGAGCCGCTGGACAACACTCCGTCCAGATGCACCAG CGTCCATCCCATGCACCCCCATGGCTCGCCGGCGTCGAGATGCACCCGCTACGAGGACAGCGGCTTCGCGGATCCGCCGGATCTACACGACATCGAGGACGAGTTCGCCAAGCGACCGGTTCGAAGCAGCCTTCTGCCGTGA
- the LOC116432574 gene encoding uncharacterized protein LOC116432574 isoform X2 has protein sequence MDWMDGWIFLDHPRRRDEPRPDDHIEERIGSVGVQARSSYVRASRDEGPGEISRPADRGDADGGRSAARASRQADRHRLQPEETHTGTGGTREESVRRPGPQRDHGAGAAAGLEVSRGEDSGLREEGSPAGAEHLRGDSAEGASPFESPGLPGFRRTLLIAKVSMKELATSDSRSVRQFEIDHWDLLRYRRDCLTRLRCSDLKDFARQLAHALNVEYCETVHPSPEIVVHKAEELVQEANRLRAKSANAEAQFASVQVDLRGCRDALDRAVADKEQLQRQVSSYLIDLDRLKQDKECLEMQHRVAERELSELRDKLVNANRSITNATGNISSQEALICQLRDESKQREEKLQRAQNDTRRILETLAVLLGGPNRFVESHENAIKDRVREILAENKDQALTIQNLREKVNTVTESTNRQSELIETTVSKIRRMEDERSHLESKIRKLESELSSCELSKDTLNRDKQTFVTFLDRLGKAMQMDEISEEMGLDLHTESLLVRAEQLARLETDKLVDKYSNRDCITLPRIQRERSFHEFPSARETSVVYQLQRRVRTLREQLQRRDLHLDLLRRKLSLQEDSVRMKSLLQTERDEANLRSKKLAKQIDRLQAQLSEEKIAALERSRKIEELQKRLVESEMLRTRCTRKLTMLKEQMRSATETAEQERSINDHSLQLLRDELAQVKQSLSEVTKRESQLQSFRVSVAKSLSEPICTADYEIISRLQKMVAAHRDFTMLSRRYDEPLDNTPSRCTSVHPMHPHGSPASRCTRYEDSGFADPPDLHDIEDEFAKRPVRSSLLP, from the exons ATGGactggatggatggatggatctTTCTCG ACCACCCACGAAGACGCGATGAGCCACGACCTGACGACCACATTGAGGAGCGAATTGGCAGCGTTGGAGTACAAGCGCGATCGTCTTACGTCCGAG CTTCAAGAGATGAAGGGCCTGGTGAGATCTCGAGACCAGCGGATCGCGGAGATGCAGATGGAGGCCGATCAGCTGCGCGAGCAAGCCGCCAGGCAGACCGCCATCGTCTCCAGCCTGAAGAAACGCATACAG GAACTGGAGGAACGCGAGAGGAATCTGTACGCCGCCCAGGGCCGCAACGAGATCACGGCGCAGGGGCTGCAGCGGGACTTGAAGTATCGCGAGGAGAAGATTCGGGACTGCGAGAAGAAGGTTCGCCAGCTGGAGCAGAACATCTCCGAGGAGATTCAGCAGAAGGAGCGAGCCCGTTTGAGTCTCCAGGTTTGCCGGGTTTTAGGCGAACGTTGTTAATCGCGAAAGTTTCAATGAAAGAGCTCGCGACGAGCGACTCTCGCAGCGTTCGACAGTTTGAAATCGATCACTGGGATCTGCTGCGGTATCGCCGCGATTGTCTAACGAGGCTTCGTTGTTCGGATTTGAAGGACTTCGCGCGGCAGTTGGCGCACGCGTTGAACGTCGAATACTGCGAGACGGTTCACCCCAGCCCCGAGATCGTGGTCCACAAGGCGGAGGAGCTGGTCCAGGAGGCGAACCGTCTTCGCGCGAAGAGCGCGAACGCGGAGGCGCAGTTCGCCAGCGTCCAGGTGGACCTCAGAGGCTGCCGGGACGCGTTGGACCGAGCTGTCGCGGACAAGGAGCAACTTCAGCGGCAAGTGTCCTCGTATCTGATCGATCTGGACCGTCTGAAACAG GACAAAGAGTGCCTGGAGATGCAGCACAGAGTCGCGGAAAGGGAGCTGAGCGAGCTGAGGGACAAGCTCGTGAACGCGAACAGGAGCATAACGAACGCGACAGGGAACATATCGAGTCAAGAGGCGCTGATCTGTCAGTTGAGAG ACGAGTCGAAGCAACGGGAGGAGAAGCTGCAGCGCGCGCAGAACGACACGCGGCGGATCCTCGAGACGCTCGCGGTCCTCCTCGGCGGGCCGAACAGATTCGTCGAGTCCCACGAGAACGCGATCAAAGACCGCGTCAGGGAGATCCTAGCCGAGAACAAGGATCAAGCGCTT ACCATTCAAAACCTGCGGGAGAAAGTGAACACGGTGACGGAATCGACGAATCGGCAGAGCGAGCTGATCGAGACCACCGTCTCGAAGATACGACGCATGGAGGACGAGCGGTCGCACCTCGAGAGCAAAATCCGCAAGTTGGAATCCGAGTTGTCCAGTTGCGAGTTGTCGAAAGACACCTTGAACAGGGATAAGCAGACg TTCGTCACTTTCCTGGATCGGCTCGGCAAAGCGATGCAGATGGACGAGATATCCGAGGAAATGGGGCTCGATCTTCACACCGAGTCGCTGCTGGTCCGAGCGGAACAGCTGGCCAGGCTGGAGACCGATAAGCTGGTGGACAAG TACTCTAACCGCGACTGCATCACCTTACCGAGGATCCAGCGCGAGCGGTCCTTCCATGAGTTCCCCTCCGCGAGAGAA ACGTCGGTGGTCTATCAGCTGCAACGCCGCGTCAGGACGCTCCGTGAGCAGTTGCAGCGCAGGGATCTCCACCTGGACCTCCTCCGCAGGAAACTGTCGCTTCAGGAGGACAGCGTCAGGATGAAATCGTTGCTGCAAACGGAACGCGACGAGGCGAACCTTCG GTCGAAAAAGCTGGCGAAGCAGATCGACCGTCTGCAGGCGCAGCTCTCGGAGGAGAAG ATAGCGGCTTTGGAGCGCAGTCGGAAGATAGAGGAGCTGCAGAAGCGTCTGGTCGAGAGCGAGATGTTGCGCACCCGTTGCACCCGGAAGTTGACGATGCTGAAGGAACAGATGAGGAGCGCGACGGAGACCGCCGAGCAGGAGAGGTCCATAAACGATCATTCCCTGCAGCTGCTCAGAGACGAGCTCGCGCAGGTCAAGCAGAGCCTCTCCGAAGTCACCAAAAGGGAGTCTCAA TTGCAAAGCTTCCGCGTGTCCGTGGCGAAATCGTTGTCCGAGCCGATCTGCACGGCCGACTACGAGATCATCTCGCGGCTGCAGAAGATGGTGGCGGCGCACCGCGACTTCACGATGCTGTCGCGCAGATACGACGAGCCGCTGGACAACACTCCGTCCAGATGCACCAG CGTCCATCCCATGCACCCCCATGGCTCGCCGGCGTCGAGATGCACCCGCTACGAGGACAGCGGCTTCGCGGATCCGCCGGATCTACACGACATCGAGGACGAGTTCGCCAAGCGACCGGTTCGAAGCAGCCTTCTGCCGTGA